The Mercurialis annua linkage group LG2, ddMerAnnu1.2, whole genome shotgun sequence genome contains a region encoding:
- the LOC126668823 gene encoding LRR receptor-like serine/threonine-protein kinase ERECTA — translation MAFRVDFVLLLVLCLSFGSVDSDDGATLLEVKKSFRDVDNVLYDWTDSPSSDYCVWRGIVCDNVTFNVIALNLSGLNLDGEISPSIGNLKDLVSIDLRGNRLSGQIPDEIGDCSSLKSLDLSFNEIYGDIPFSVSKLKQLEFLILKNNQLIGPIPSTLSQIPNLKVLDLAQNRLSGEIPRLIYWNEVLQYLGLRGNNLVGTISPDMCQLTGLWYFDVRNNSLTGRIPENIGNCTSFQVLDLSYNQLTGEIPFNIGFLQVATLSLQANQLEGKIPSVIGLMQALAVLDLSCNMLSGTIPPILGNLTYTEKLYLHGNKLTGSIPPELGNMTRLHYLELNDNQLTGRIPAELGKLTDLFDLNVANNHLEGPIPDNLSSCTNLNSLNVHGNKLNGTIPRAFQRLESMTYLNLSSNNIKGPVPIELSRIGNLDTLDISNNKINGSIPSSLGDLEHLLKLNLSRNELLGVIPAEFGNLRSVMEIDLSHNHLSGVIPQELTQLQNMFSLRLENNNLSGDVMSLVNCLSLTALNVSYNNLAGVIPTSNNFSRFSPNSFTGNPGLCGYWLNSPCNESHPSERVTISKAAILGIALGALVILLMILVAACRPHNPAPFADGSLDKPVTYSTPKLVILHMNMALHVYEDIMRMTENLSEKYIIGYGASSTVYKCVLKNCKPIAIKRLYSHFPQCLKEFETELETVGSIKHRNLVCLQGYSLSPSGNLLFYDYMDNGSLWDLLHGPMKKKKLDWCTRLQIALGSAQGLTYLHHDCSPRIIHRDVKSSNILLDKDFEAHLTDFGIAKSLCVSKTHTSTYIMGTIGYIDPEYARTSRLTEKSDVYSYGIVLLELLTGRKAVDNECNLHHLILSKTANNAVMETVDPEITATCKDLGAVKKVFQLALLCTKRQPTDRPTMHEVTRVLGSLVPSITPPKQCNAAAPPGPIPSAKVSCYMDDYANLKATHMVNCPSMSTSDAQLFLKFGEVISQNSE, via the exons ATGGCATTTCGTGTTGACTTTGTTCTTCTTCTGGTCCTCTGTTTGAGTTTTGGTTCTGTAGATTCTGATGATG GGGCAACTTTGTTGGAGGTAAAGAAATCCTTCAGAGATGTTGATAATGTTCTATATGACTGGACTGATTCTCCATCTTCAGATTACTGTGTTTGGAGAGGAATTGTTTGTGATAATGTCACCTTTAATGTCATTGCACT TAATCTGTCTGGTTTGAATCTTGACGGAGAGATCTCACCTTCAATTGGGAATCTTAAAGACCTGGTTTCTAT TGATCTCAGGGGAAATCGTCTTTCCGGGCAGATCCCTGATGAGATTGGTGACTGTTCATCTTTGAAAAGCTT GGACTTGTCGTTCAATGAGATATATGGAGATATACCTTTTTCAGTTTCAAAGTTGAAGCAACTAGAATTTCT GATTTTAAAGAATAATCAATTGATAGGGCCAATTCCATCTACTCTATCTCAGATTCCTAACTTGAAAGTTCT TGATCTGGCACAAAATAGACTAAGTGGGGAGATACCTAGACTTATTTACTGGAATGAAGTGTTGCAGTATCT TGGTTTAAGAGGAAACAATTTGGTCGGTACAATTTCTCCGGACATGTGCCAGCTAACTGGGCTTTGGTATTT TGATGTAAGAAACAACAGCTTGACTGGGAGGATTCCTGAAAATATTGGCAACTGTACTTCCTTTCAAGTCTT AGACTTATCGTACAATCAGCTTACCGGAGAAATTCCATTTAACATTGGGTTCTTACAAGTCGCCACATT ATCATTGCAAGCTAATCAGCTTGAGGGGAAGATTCCATCAGTAATTGGCTTAATGCAGGCACTTGCTGTACT AGATTTAAGCTGCAACATGTTAAGCGGAACGATACCACCTATTTTGGGCAACCTGACATACACAGAGAAACT ATATCTGCATGGTAATAAGCTAACGGGATCCATTCCTCCAGAGCTTGGGAATATGACTAGACTTCACTACTT AGAATTGAATGACAATCAACTCACGGGGCGCATCCCAGCCGAACTTGGAAAGCTTACCGACTTGTTTGATCT GAATGTTGCCAACAACCACCTTGAAGGACCTATACCTGATAATCTTAGCTCATGTACAAATTTGAACAGCCT CAATGTTCACGGTAACAAGTTGAATGGAACCATCCCCCGTGCATTTCAAAGACTCGAGAGTATGACATATTT AAATCTCTCCTCCAACAACATTAAGGGTCCTGTTCCAATAGAGTTATCACGTATTGGTAATTTGGATACTTT GGATATTTCCAATAACAAAATCAATGGATCCATTCCTTCTTCACTTGGTGACTTGGAACATCTCCTAAAGTT GAATTTAAGCAGAAATGAATTGTTAGGTGTTATTCCAGCCGAGTTTGGTAACCTGAGAAGTGTTATGGAGAT AGATCTTTCACATAATCATCTGTCAGGAGTGATTCCTCAGGAACTGACTCAACTTCAGAATATGTTCTCATt GAGACTGGAAAACAACAATCTTTCCGGCGATGTAATGTCTCTGGTCAACTGCCTCAGTCTTACTGCACT AAATGTTTCATACAACAACCTAGCTGGTGTTATTCCTACAAGCAATAACTTTTCAAGGTTTTCACCAAACAG TTTTACTGGAAATCCAGGTCTCTGTGGCTATTGGCTTAACTCTCCATGCAATGAATCACATCCATCAGAACGGG TTACAATTTCAAAAGCAGCAATCTTGGGGATTGCTCTTGGAGCTCTTGTAATTCTTCTCATGATATTAGTGGCAGCGTGCCGGCCGCATAATCCTGCACCTTTTGCAGATGGATCACTCGACAAACCAG TTACATATTCTACTCCGAAGTTGGTGATTCTTCACATGAATATGGCACTCCATGTGTATGAGGATATAATGAGGATGACCGAGAACTTGAGCGAGAAGTACATAATTGGTTATGGTGCATCCAGCACTGTGTACAAATGCGTCCTGAAAAATTGTAAGCCAATCGCCATCAAGAGGCTCTATTCCCACTTTCCTCAATGCTTGAAGGAATTTGAGACTGAGCTAGAGACAGTCGGAAGCATCAAGCATCGGAATCTGGTCTGCCTGCAAGGATACTCCCTGTCCCCTTCCGGCAACCTTCTTTTTTATGATTATATGGATAATGGCAGCCTCTGGGATCTCCTTCATG GCCCTATGAAGAAGAAAAAGCTTGACTGGTGTACTCGTCTTCAGATAGCTCTAGGTTCCGCCCAAGGGCTCACTTATCTACATCATGACTGTAGTCCACGCATCATTCACAGGGATGTGAAGTCGTCAAACATACTTTTGGACAAGGATTTTGAGGCTCATCTCACTGATTTTGGCATTGCAAAGAGCTTATGTGTGTCGAAGACCCACACATCTACGTACATTATGGGCACCATCGGTTATATAGACCCCGAATATGCTCGCACTTCACGACTCACAGAAAAATCTGATGTATACAGTTATGGAATTGTTCTGCTGGAGTTGCTGACAGGAAGAAAAGCAGTTGATAATGAATGCAATCTTCATCACCTG ATTTTGTCAAAGACGGCCAACAATGCCGTTATGGAAACCGTCGATCCCGAGATCACCGCGACATGTAAAGATCTAGGAGCAGTGAAGAAAGTTTTCCAGCTCGCCCTTCTATGCACCAAAAGACAGCCAACAGACCGACCAACAATGCACGAAGTAACACGTGTTCTCGGGAGCCTCGTGCCGTCAATTACACCACCAAAACAATGCAACGCAGCTGCCCCACCGGGTCCAATACCGTCCGCAAAAGTTTCGTGCTACATGGACGATTATGCAAATCTAAAGGCTACACACATGGTGAATTGTCCATCAATGAGCACATCAGATGCTCAACTGTTCTTGAAATTCGGTGAGGTAATATCACAGAACAGTGAGTGA
- the LOC126669837 gene encoding agamous-like MADS-box protein AGL65, whose protein sequence is MGRRKLKIMRLECVKERQVKYSKRKVGVLKKGKELATLCDVDVALLMFSPTGKPSLFVGHDKDLGTLLERLSSMALEEREERKEYTMRLLMKMYSKAGTEMGRMTLTNDRDEAPHELQEKLAEKRSILREWKNPYKVDNLPQIKIMEEHLIGSLTRVRNIKKLLREKENKA, encoded by the exons atgggaaggagaaaactaaaaataatgaGATTGGAATGTGTTAAAGAGAGGCAAGTGAAATATTCAAAGAGAAAAGTTGGAGTGCTTAAGAAAGGGAAAGAACTTGCTACTTTATGTGATGTTGATGTTGCTCTTCTCATGTTTTCCCCCACCGGAAAACCTTCTCTTTTTGTTGGCCATGACAA AGACTTAGGGACTCTTTTGGAGAGGTTGTCAAGTATGGCACTGGAAGAAAGAGAAGAGAG GAAGGAGTACACCATGAGA ttATTAATGAAAATGTACTCAAAGGCTGGCACAGAAATGGGCCGAATGACACTTACAAATGACAG AGATGAAGCACCCCAT GAGCTGCAAGAAAAATTAGCTGAGAAAAGAAGCATTTTAAG gGAATGGAAGAATCCCTATAAGGTTGACAATTTACCTCAAATCAAAATAATGGAGGAGCATCTCATTGGAAGTTTGACTAGAGTGAGAAATATCAAG AAGCTGTTGAGGGAGAAGGAGAATAAAGCATGA
- the LOC126668707 gene encoding uncharacterized protein LOC126668707 encodes MNSKPYDPTETVEINSTGMYYLYFMFCNPELKGTLIQGRTVWKNPNGYLPGKMTPLMSFYGFMSLAYLVLGAIWFLRFVQFWKDVIQLHYHITAVIALGMCEMAIWYYEYANFNSTGTRPMGVTLWAVTFSTVKKTLSRLLLLVVSMGFGVVKPTLGGIQSKVLFLGLAYFIASESLELVEHLGNINDLSKKTELFFVLPVAFLDSCFIVWIFSSLSKTLEKLQTAVVPLHSSGDQQLPPWPPPPSCRHIPPQQSRFRTLYLQVYFFREEKNGAEKNGESSEREKIDGIVKYLQRKMVGAVKERRKMVRILRKKKYSEARIKSRMKCNILPFNDIKCKEKVSTAERIEQP; translated from the exons ATGAACAGCAAACCTTATG atccgacgGAAACTGTTGAAATAAATAGTACAGGGATGTACTATCTTTACTTCATGTTCTGTAATCCAGAGCTTAAGGGTACCTTGATTCAGGGGAGGACTGTGTGGAAGAATCCTAATGGTTATTTACCTGGAAAGATGACTCCCCTGATGTCATTTTATGGTTTCATGTCTTTGGCTTATCTTGTACTAGGAGCGATCTGGTTCCTAAGGTTTGTTCAATTCTGGAAGGATGTTATTCAACTGCACTACCACATCACAGCAGTTATTGCGCTTGGAATGTGTGAAATGGCTATATGGTATTATGAATATGCTAATTTTAATTCAACTGGGACAAGGCCGATGGGTGTAACATTGTGGGCAGTCACCTTTAGCACTGTGAAGAAGACTTTATCTCGTCTACTCCTTCTGGTTGTCTCCATGGGCTTTGGTGTAGTGAAACCAACACTTGGTGGCATACAATCAAAAGTGCTTTTTCTTGGTCTGGCATATTTTATTGCATCAGAGTCACTTGAGCTTGTTGAACATCTGGGAAATATCAATGATTTGTCGAAGAAAACAGAGTTGTTTTTTGTGCTTCCTGTTGCCTTCCTAGATTCATGCTTTATTGTTTGGATTTTCTCATCTCTATCAAAAACTTTAGAGAAGCTTCAG ACAGCCGTCGTCCCCTTACATTCCTCCGGAGACCAGCAACTTCCCCCATGGCCACCCCCACCCTCTTGCCGCCACATTCCACCTCAACAAAGCCGATTTCGAACGCTTTATCTCCAAGTCTATTTTTTCCGGGAAG AGAAAAATGGTGCAGAGAAAAATGGTGAGAGCAGTGAAAGAGAGAAGATAGATGGAATTGTTAAATATTTACAGAGAAAAATGGTGGGAGCAGTgaaagagagaagaaaaatgGTGAGAATTCtaagaaaaaagaaatacaGTGAGGCTAGGATCAAATCACGTATGAAATGTAATATTTTACCGTTTAATGACATTAAATgtaaagaaaaagttagcaCAGCTGAAAGAATTGAGCAGCCTTag